In Silurus meridionalis isolate SWU-2019-XX chromosome 11, ASM1480568v1, whole genome shotgun sequence, the sequence AATCTCTCTCTATATCCTTTTATAATCAGAAACACattgaggaagagaagaagggaAACTGGAAGGTACGAGTCATAATGAGCACTAACACTTTGCTGTCAGTTAATGACGTTCAAGAAAGTGTTTGGTGAGCGGACTGTGGACAGTGTAGTGATGTGGACTGTGTGCAGATGTGGTTTATTAAATGTCTCCTGTGACGACGCTGTTTATGTTTGGCCATCAtgatttatataacatttacatttctatcctgttacattgtgtgtatgtaagcagatttaaaaaaaaggactcACAGGGCAATTTGTTTGTCTGTTGTCCTGTTTTGtattcaggtaaaaaaaaacgaaatacaGATGGTCTCCGAGTTTTACGGTTTTTCAATCTTACGCTGACAATAGTGatacaacaaaaaatgtaacaatattTTACTCCGGACCTCACTTGCAAACCCGCACTCGACCTATCGCCCGCtgaaacatacatatatactttaTAGTTTATACAATACGGAACtaaaattgctttgttttgctaaactatgtactttaatttgtaaaattattaccaaattacagtataatacCGCTTGCTGATCATTCTTCAAGACTCCTAGCTTTAAAATTCTTCATCTCTTCCCTCCTACCAAGCTTTATTTTCAAAACGTTGATCCTTTATGTTCCTTCTGTGGAGCAGGTaattcagtggttaaggtattggactttggatcggaaggtaaTGGATTCAaataccagcaccaccaagctgccactgctgggcccttaagaaaCTCTTAAATTTTCACCTGCTAAGTCGTAAGTCAGTCtggataaaaaaagaagtaaatataaataccCCAAAGAGTGTATGGTAGCATAATGGGCGAGGTGGCAGCTAAGTGGTtatggcattggactttggatccgagcTGCCATGcgtgggcccctgagcaaggcccttaaccccatagctgctcagttgtataccgtaaatgtaaaataaattacattcgATTCAAAGGTACACGTACAGAGAAAATGAAATGCAGCTAGCATCTAAGCAGAAGTGCCTAAGTGGCCTATTTATTTAGTGTATGAGCTCCATATATACATGGATGAGGTGATTAATGGAGTTGAGGATgaatctgttctttttttttggaagcttTGTTGTGGAAGCACTTCTGCATCTTCGAGCTTCAGTGTGTCATACAAAGAGGTTCTATTGGGTTCTGCTTGAGTGACGTAGCCTGAGCGTTGAGTGACGTAGCGGGGAAACTCCACAGGCAACTCCACACAAACACTACTTAAATCCTGTTCATTTCCTATTCATGGACACTACTTAGGGTCACTTCCTTCATGTCTGCTGTTCCTGTACTCTAACTTGTACACTATATGTTCCTCATTCTGGCGTTTAAAACGCAGCCTTTAGCGTGTAGTTATAAAGGTCTAGAGGCGGAACTGAACTCCGGGAGCTGTTGGTTTTCTTCGGCGAGGATACCTGTCGCTTCTTCGGGCTTTTTCCTCGACACAAACACTCCAGAAATGGCGAATAAAGGTAAACAGATTGTACATAAACACCGGTTTTTTATGGCGGTATTTGTCATTTTAGGAGCTGCTTTTGTTCTTCAGGACTTTTATGATGGTGGTGTGACAACTGCTGCTTTCTACCTTCTTTaacttgttgttgttgttgttgttgttgtttatgttattggtaaaaaaatttgtttgttggtatttaatacataaaaatatataaaggttgttgagggtttgtttgtttttttcttccgttcatcaaaacaaaactgaactgaaccgAACCGAAAGGCCAAACTGTAATGGCGTTTCCAATAACAACTTTTATTACCTGTTTTTATAAAACTTAGATATTTTGAGGctgaaaaacagaatgaaagacTGAAAGACAAAAGGAAGTTAAGAAAGAAGAATAAAGGGACATACagggtgaaaaaaagaagaaagaaagaccgGTACGTAGAAGGAAAGGAAGGATCGatactagagagagagagagagaaa encodes:
- the pmaip1 gene encoding phorbol-12-myristate-13-acetate-induced protein 1 — translated: MFLILAFKTQPLACSYKGLEAELNSGSCWFSSARIPVASSGFFLDTNTPEMANKEQSVVTECALQLRTLGDLIYWKYVLLEFLARTLQAANDDAAGGT